One region of Natronolimnobius baerhuensis genomic DNA includes:
- a CDS encoding DUF354 domain-containing protein — protein MRIIVTIQHPGHVHFFRHPITELTARGHEVHVFARENDVAIDLLEAYDIDHEVLAGESGSLVSLATVQATYEARLLRRARRIDPDVITAIGGVAAAHVSSILRAQSIVFYDTEHATLITALGYPFADVICTPECYREEIGSKQVTYPGYHELAYLHPDRFEPESSIRESVGLEPDDSFAVVRLSSWKASHDVGHGGFDDPQELVDRLEEVGLEVLLSAEGEPPAALEAYQFSTAPDRMHDLLAEADVVLSEGATTAAEAAVLGTPAVYVNPLSLGYTRELEAEYGLLFEYNGENRHVRGLERAVSVVKQPADEWRDRRERLLEERLDVTAFVVRQIESLAQPQMAAGTPATNTG, from the coding sequence ATGCGTATTATCGTCACGATCCAACACCCCGGGCACGTCCACTTCTTTCGGCACCCGATTACGGAGTTAACGGCACGCGGCCACGAGGTCCACGTCTTCGCTCGAGAGAACGACGTGGCAATCGATCTCCTCGAGGCCTACGACATCGACCACGAGGTGCTGGCCGGCGAATCCGGCTCGCTGGTCTCGCTGGCAACAGTCCAGGCCACCTACGAGGCGCGACTGTTGCGGCGAGCACGTCGGATCGATCCGGACGTGATTACGGCAATCGGCGGCGTCGCCGCGGCCCACGTCTCCTCCATACTGCGGGCCCAAAGCATCGTCTTCTACGACACTGAGCACGCGACGCTCATCACGGCGCTTGGCTACCCGTTCGCAGACGTGATCTGCACGCCCGAGTGCTACCGCGAGGAGATCGGGTCGAAACAGGTGACGTATCCGGGCTACCACGAACTCGCCTACCTTCACCCGGACCGCTTCGAGCCCGAGTCGTCGATCCGCGAGTCAGTCGGACTCGAGCCGGACGATTCGTTCGCCGTCGTCCGTCTCAGCAGTTGGAAGGCGTCTCACGACGTCGGTCACGGCGGGTTCGACGACCCACAGGAACTCGTCGACCGACTCGAGGAAGTCGGACTCGAGGTGTTGCTCTCTGCGGAAGGCGAGCCACCGGCCGCACTCGAGGCGTACCAGTTCTCGACGGCCCCAGACCGGATGCACGACCTACTCGCCGAAGCCGACGTCGTCCTGAGCGAGGGGGCAACGACTGCGGCGGAGGCTGCCGTTCTTGGCACGCCAGCAGTCTACGTGAACCCGCTCTCGCTCGGATACACGCGGGAACTCGAGGCGGAGTACGGCCTGCTGTTCGAGTACAACGGCGAAAATCGCCACGTTCGTGGCCTCGAACGAGCCGTTTCGGTCGTCAAGCAACCCGCTGATGAGTGGCGCGACCGACGCGAACGATTGCTCGAGGAACGCCTCGACGTCACGGCGTTCGTCGTCCGCCAGATCGAATCGCTCGCACAGCCACAGATGGCTGCCGGAACGCCAGCGACCAACACAGGGTAA
- a CDS encoding DUF7344 domain-containing protein, with amino-acid sequence MKPTHITTEEQSSAETETESECSGEEAAVSKDELFHLLQNERRRMVIRYLRGTEGPVRMRDVAEQVAAWEHETTVEKLTSKQRQRVYIPLYQSHLTKLDDAGVIDYQKDRGIVERKPFADTVDAYLDIEHTDESPAETDATTENWDDYYIVATAVCYMVLFGAVIELPFMSILSGIGLSALILFLFTVLTITRLVN; translated from the coding sequence ATGAAACCGACACATATCACCACGGAAGAACAGTCCAGCGCGGAAACGGAGACGGAGAGTGAGTGTTCCGGTGAGGAGGCCGCAGTTTCAAAGGACGAACTCTTCCATCTGCTCCAAAACGAGCGCAGACGGATGGTCATCCGGTATCTTCGCGGGACGGAAGGCCCCGTACGCATGCGTGATGTCGCAGAGCAGGTTGCAGCGTGGGAGCACGAGACGACAGTTGAGAAGCTCACATCGAAACAGCGCCAGCGTGTCTACATCCCGCTCTATCAGTCACACCTCACGAAGCTCGACGACGCAGGTGTCATCGACTACCAGAAAGATCGCGGAATCGTCGAACGGAAACCGTTTGCTGACACAGTCGATGCGTATCTCGATATCGAGCACACCGACGAGTCACCAGCTGAGACAGACGCAACAACAGAGAACTGGGACGACTACTACATCGTCGCGACCGCTGTCTGTTACATGGTCTTGTTCGGCGCAGTGATAGAGTTGCCGTTCATGTCGATCCTCTCAGGGATCGGCCTCAGCGCACTGATCTTGTTCCTGTTCACCGTCCTCACGATTACTCGACTTGTTAACTAA
- a CDS encoding glycosyltransferase family 4 protein has translation MKVLQLVTSPRPFFDQQVDVLEDRGVDCTVLAVPGAYDGDSPRSPMDYVRYYPEILNTVRETEYDLVHANYGLVVPFALAQPTRPVVTTLWGTDLMSDIGWLRSLSRFGARRSDATVVPSPAMSQQLEADHELIPFGVDTDLFRPIPQDEARERVGWETDRPVALFPYDQTRAVKDFSRATRLVDRAETDLELRTVSGVGHAEIPYYMNASDVLLVTSRRESGPMVVKEAAACTLPVVSTDVGFVRETLAGVDNCVVSDSDSILIDGLERIVADGGRANGRDVIDGLGFEAMGDRLLEVYQTVLDRRAGGGEQSDRDHNPEQQTGVDHGI, from the coding sequence ATGAAGGTACTGCAACTGGTCACGTCGCCGCGACCGTTCTTCGACCAGCAGGTCGACGTCCTCGAGGACCGCGGCGTCGACTGTACAGTGCTCGCCGTTCCCGGTGCGTACGACGGTGACTCCCCGCGCTCGCCGATGGACTACGTGCGATACTATCCAGAGATACTCAACACAGTCCGCGAGACGGAGTACGACCTCGTTCACGCGAACTACGGGCTCGTCGTGCCGTTCGCACTCGCACAGCCGACCCGCCCAGTCGTCACGACACTGTGGGGGACCGACCTGATGAGTGATATCGGCTGGCTCCGTTCCCTCAGTCGGTTCGGCGCACGCCGTTCGGACGCGACGGTCGTGCCGAGTCCGGCGATGTCCCAGCAACTCGAGGCCGACCACGAACTGATTCCGTTCGGCGTCGATACCGACCTGTTCCGCCCGATTCCACAGGACGAGGCGCGCGAGCGCGTCGGCTGGGAGACGGACCGGCCGGTCGCACTGTTTCCGTACGATCAGACCCGGGCAGTAAAGGACTTCTCGCGAGCCACGCGACTCGTCGACCGGGCCGAAACCGACCTCGAGTTGCGGACCGTCTCCGGCGTCGGCCACGCGGAAATTCCCTACTATATGAACGCCAGCGACGTGTTGCTGGTCACTTCGCGTCGCGAAAGCGGGCCGATGGTCGTCAAGGAGGCCGCAGCGTGTACGCTCCCGGTCGTCTCGACCGACGTCGGCTTCGTCCGCGAAACGCTTGCCGGCGTGGACAACTGCGTCGTCAGCGACTCGGATTCCATCCTCATCGATGGGCTCGAGCGAATCGTCGCCGACGGTGGCCGAGCAAATGGCCGCGACGTGATCGATGGACTGGGATTCGAGGCGATGGGCGACCGGCTGCTCGAGGTGTACCAGACGGTGTTGGACCGACGCGCTGGCGGAGGCGAACAGTCCGATAGAGACCACAATCCAGAGCAACAGACGGGGGTAGACCATGGTATTTAG
- a CDS encoding RNA-guided endonuclease InsQ/TnpB family protein — MTNEQVLVKTLDFQLDIQSDNESLLYDATLESRSVYNETIRLAKQGVDWDMIPDRVADDANLVKNTTQRVVAKALGAMENYYEYDDFAQPSHTKDGAYPLRANYEEGYNLSLTDDGDVTFRISAKPYKHVKGVLEGDDAHLDILKTALTSDEWKIGTAEALFHNENAELHVNVTNTKQTVRDKQDSRTVVGVDVNEDNVALTALSEDGVEDTLVIDFPEIKFERHRYFTMRKRVQNAGKDSIHDTLEGREERFVRDRLHKVSRHIVEWSQQFEKPCIVFEDLKEMRDSIDYGTRMNRRLHHLPFRALQFYTSYKASFKGIPTAWINPEYTSQRCPMCGHTERANRNKKRFKCRSCSHQDHSDRVASVNIAVKGIKKHQDWNVPALNSLPVVRKVRRQASGAVDAPTVTHDAVRGYQTDGIVGVSD; from the coding sequence ATGACCAACGAACAGGTTCTCGTCAAGACGCTGGACTTCCAACTCGACATTCAGAGTGACAACGAGAGCCTGCTGTACGACGCCACCCTTGAATCGCGCTCAGTATATAATGAAACCATCCGCCTCGCCAAACAAGGCGTGGACTGGGACATGATTCCCGACCGTGTGGCCGACGACGCCAACCTCGTGAAAAACACGACACAGCGCGTCGTCGCCAAGGCTCTTGGTGCGATGGAGAACTACTACGAGTACGACGACTTCGCCCAACCGAGTCACACCAAGGACGGCGCATACCCGCTCCGAGCCAACTACGAGGAAGGCTACAACTTGTCGCTCACCGACGACGGTGACGTGACGTTCCGCATCAGCGCGAAGCCGTACAAGCACGTCAAGGGCGTTCTCGAAGGCGACGACGCCCACCTCGACATTCTCAAGACCGCGCTCACGAGCGACGAGTGGAAGATTGGGACAGCAGAAGCCCTGTTCCACAACGAGAACGCCGAATTACACGTCAACGTCACCAACACCAAGCAGACCGTCCGAGACAAGCAGGATTCACGAACGGTCGTCGGTGTGGACGTGAACGAGGATAACGTGGCTCTCACCGCGCTCTCCGAGGATGGCGTCGAGGACACGCTGGTTATTGACTTCCCCGAAATCAAGTTCGAGCGTCATCGCTACTTCACGATGCGAAAGCGCGTGCAGAACGCGGGAAAGGACAGCATCCACGACACGCTTGAAGGGCGCGAGGAACGGTTCGTCCGTGACCGACTCCACAAGGTGTCTCGACACATCGTGGAGTGGAGCCAGCAGTTCGAGAAACCGTGCATCGTCTTTGAAGACCTCAAAGAGATGCGCGACAGTATCGACTACGGCACGCGGATGAACCGACGCTTGCACCACCTCCCGTTCCGCGCCCTTCAGTTCTATACGTCGTACAAAGCGTCGTTCAAGGGGATTCCGACTGCGTGGATTAACCCCGAGTACACGAGTCAGAGGTGTCCGATGTGCGGGCATACAGAGCGTGCGAACCGCAACAAGAAGCGGTTCAAGTGTCGGTCTTGTTCCCATCAAGACCACAGCGACCGAGTTGCAAGCGTCAACATCGCCGTCAAAGGCATCAAGAAGCATCAAGACTGGAATGTGCCTGCTCTCAACAGCCTTCCCGTTGTTCGGAAGGTGCGACGGCAGGCATCGGGGGCCGTGGACGCCCCGACCGTGACCCACGACGCCGTTCGAGGTTATCAGACCGATGGTATCGTGGGAGTGTCCGACTAA
- a CDS encoding DUF4352 domain-containing protein, with protein sequence MDRRTVLLGSGVAFSAVLAGCAGSEDDEPAAVDDGGDESGNGSDGGNDDSADETDADETDDADADGEDVDAVIGELVEGDQMHLVVEGVERTTVLGEFQDADAGSEFVVVDLAMKNVSDEFLSVSNLLQTSVRDDEDYSYDQTIATGGGNTFNDGQFAPGEVERGILAFEVPDNAGGLELWFNFDVSLFGGVDRAHIDLESEADVYILEQDLGVDVYDVGETVEYGDVQVAVRDVEYESELGMFAQPDDGHEYAILDLEITNESGEEQRISTMLQMLIKDGEGYSYQEDFGASSELSRPLDETEPLVDGETRAGEVAYEVPADASPFYRRNRPSASGSYGRPCLP encoded by the coding sequence ATGGACCGACGAACGGTACTGCTCGGAAGTGGGGTTGCGTTCTCAGCTGTGCTGGCTGGGTGTGCAGGGAGCGAAGACGACGAACCAGCGGCTGTCGACGATGGGGGAGATGAGAGCGGAAATGGAAGCGACGGCGGGAATGACGACAGTGCTGACGAAACCGATGCGGACGAAACAGATGACGCCGACGCCGATGGCGAAGACGTTGACGCCGTCATCGGCGAACTGGTAGAGGGCGATCAGATGCACCTCGTTGTCGAAGGCGTCGAACGAACGACAGTACTCGGCGAGTTCCAGGACGCCGACGCCGGCAGCGAGTTCGTCGTCGTCGATCTCGCGATGAAAAACGTTTCCGACGAATTCCTCTCGGTATCGAACCTGCTCCAGACGAGCGTACGCGATGACGAGGACTACTCCTACGACCAGACAATTGCGACCGGCGGAGGGAACACATTCAATGACGGCCAGTTCGCCCCTGGTGAGGTCGAGCGCGGAATACTCGCCTTCGAAGTGCCCGATAACGCTGGCGGCCTCGAGCTTTGGTTCAACTTCGATGTCAGCCTCTTCGGTGGCGTTGATCGCGCACATATCGACCTCGAGAGCGAGGCGGACGTCTACATACTCGAGCAGGACCTCGGCGTCGACGTATACGATGTCGGCGAGACGGTCGAGTACGGCGACGTACAGGTTGCGGTGCGTGACGTCGAGTACGAATCCGAACTGGGGATGTTTGCCCAGCCCGACGACGGACACGAGTATGCGATTCTCGACCTCGAGATCACAAACGAGAGCGGCGAGGAACAGCGCATTTCGACGATGCTACAGATGCTCATCAAGGACGGCGAGGGATACAGTTATCAGGAGGACTTCGGGGCGAGTTCGGAACTCTCCCGGCCGCTCGATGAGACAGAGCCGCTGGTCGATGGGGAAACGCGTGCTGGCGAGGTTGCCTACGAAGTGCCAGCGGATGCCAGCCCCTTCTACAGGCGGAACAGGCCGAGTGCCTCGGGGTCGTACGGAAGACCTTGTCTTCCGTGA
- a CDS encoding nucleotide sugar dehydrogenase: MTTTLTNTDPRADDGEHEQNARDSTTGGTTLEHTGEVVARDATVCVVGLGYVGLPLAVGFAQSNYRVIGFDINDETVDKLQSGIDTTGDLSSEAISDDDISYTSNAGQISEGDYVIITVPTPIDDDDQPDLSYVEQAGRTVGSRMDPGTTVILESTVYPGTTEEVLVPALEDASDLTAGEDFFVGYSPERATPGDPEHGLADVIKVVSGQNEKVLEDVATLYESVVDAGVHRAPSISVAEASKVVENAQRDVNIAFVNELSMALERMDVDAHAVLEAAGTKWNFHDYRPGLVGGHCIPVDPYFLAHRSAREGFEPDLVKTGRAVNESVPEHIADLTIKALNDCHKTLRDSRVLVLGLSYKPGVGDIRSSKVADVVDELAEYSVDVEGFDPFADTDAVQDAFSLETQESLSFEGIDAVLLATPHAEFEQLDLEVVAAELEDCPALIDVTGTFEEATAADAGFVYRRL, from the coding sequence ATGACCACGACACTCACCAATACGGACCCTCGAGCGGACGACGGAGAGCACGAGCAAAACGCCCGCGACTCGACGACGGGTGGAACGACGCTGGAACACACCGGAGAGGTAGTAGCGCGGGATGCGACTGTCTGCGTCGTCGGCCTCGGCTACGTTGGACTCCCGCTTGCGGTCGGGTTCGCACAGTCGAACTACCGCGTCATCGGCTTCGACATTAACGATGAGACCGTCGACAAACTTCAGTCGGGCATCGATACGACCGGCGACCTCTCGAGTGAGGCCATTTCCGACGACGACATCTCGTATACGTCGAATGCAGGCCAGATCAGTGAGGGAGACTACGTCATCATCACTGTCCCAACGCCAATCGACGACGACGACCAGCCGGACCTCAGCTACGTCGAGCAGGCCGGTCGAACCGTCGGCTCGAGAATGGACCCCGGAACGACGGTCATCCTCGAATCGACCGTCTACCCGGGAACGACCGAGGAGGTCCTCGTCCCCGCGCTCGAAGACGCCTCCGACCTGACCGCAGGCGAGGACTTCTTCGTTGGCTACTCGCCCGAGCGGGCGACACCGGGCGATCCCGAGCACGGCCTCGCAGACGTCATCAAAGTCGTCAGTGGCCAGAACGAGAAGGTGCTCGAGGACGTGGCGACGCTGTACGAATCGGTCGTCGACGCGGGCGTCCACCGTGCGCCGTCGATTTCGGTTGCAGAAGCCAGTAAGGTCGTCGAGAACGCCCAGCGTGACGTAAATATCGCGTTCGTCAACGAACTCTCGATGGCCCTCGAGCGAATGGACGTCGACGCACACGCGGTACTCGAGGCCGCGGGCACGAAGTGGAACTTTCACGACTACCGGCCCGGGCTGGTCGGCGGCCACTGTATTCCGGTGGATCCGTACTTCCTGGCCCATCGCTCGGCCCGCGAAGGGTTCGAACCCGATCTCGTGAAAACGGGTCGGGCGGTCAACGAATCCGTCCCCGAACACATCGCAGACCTGACGATCAAGGCACTCAACGACTGCCACAAGACGCTTCGAGACAGTCGCGTACTGGTTCTTGGCCTGTCGTACAAACCGGGCGTTGGCGACATTCGAAGTTCGAAAGTCGCTGATGTCGTCGACGAACTCGCGGAGTACAGCGTCGATGTCGAGGGATTCGACCCCTTCGCTGACACCGACGCGGTCCAAGACGCGTTCAGCCTCGAGACCCAGGAGTCGCTGTCCTTCGAGGGCATCGATGCGGTTCTGCTGGCGACGCCCCATGCCGAGTTCGAACAGCTCGATCTCGAGGTCGTCGCTGCCGAACTCGAGGACTGTCCGGCACTCATCGACGTGACTGGCACGTTCGAGGAAGCAACTGCAGCAGACGCCGGGTTCGTCTATCGGAGGTTGTGA
- a CDS encoding metal-dependent hydrolase, with product MWPWEHLVVAYVCYSLLVHVTWRRPPTTRETIAVAVGSQLPDLIDKPLAWTFGITDTGYAIGHSIVVVPFVCLAVFAITARFRDGRFLTGAFSLAYGSHLVTDVLNPMRMGRDPELRVILWPLESPPTDDHGGFLDHFVIYFVRYTNQLLSGGLSGALLAQLWVVVAVVALWLYDGAPIASDCVRIVRSRLR from the coding sequence ATGTGGCCGTGGGAACATCTCGTCGTCGCGTACGTGTGTTACTCGCTGCTGGTTCACGTCACCTGGCGGCGACCACCGACGACGCGTGAGACGATTGCGGTTGCTGTTGGCTCGCAACTGCCCGATCTGATCGACAAGCCGCTCGCGTGGACATTCGGCATCACCGACACCGGCTATGCGATTGGGCATTCGATTGTCGTCGTTCCGTTCGTCTGTCTCGCCGTCTTCGCGATCACAGCCCGTTTTCGGGACGGTCGATTCCTTACGGGGGCGTTCTCACTGGCGTATGGCTCCCACCTCGTGACCGATGTCCTCAACCCGATGCGAATGGGCCGCGACCCGGAGTTACGCGTGATCCTCTGGCCGCTTGAATCGCCGCCAACGGATGACCACGGCGGCTTTCTCGATCACTTCGTCATCTACTTCGTCCGGTACACAAACCAGCTGCTCAGCGGCGGCCTGTCGGGTGCGCTTCTCGCCCAACTCTGGGTTGTCGTTGCCGTCGTTGCACTCTGGCTTTACGACGGCGCACCCATCGCCAGCGACTGTGTGCGAATCGTGCGGTCTCGGCTTCGGTGA
- a CDS encoding DUF1616 domain-containing protein translates to MSDTNWWFLDLALVIVIAGTLTFGIISGISGTGRILLAIPLICFLPGYALVSALFPDEPNDKYQSFDEGKTGLGNPLLVSGGLESIERFVLSIVFSVALVPTITLLASVTPRGVTVEPVLFGIATVTVLCSLIAIVARYRCTPKRRYTPAVRPMIPFFTPRSTLYDQSSTRAYNVAIVVGLVLVVGAVGFAVANPPQHDGYTEFAIETDAVDGDVETIYESAYDGDGPQELETTITNNEHDERTYTTVVMLEDVSYDDGDERDVTVHEADELDRQTTTIGDGETIQQTLDVTPTMSDSELRLTLLLYDDEPPEDPTAENAYRVIQLPMEGA, encoded by the coding sequence ATGAGCGATACCAACTGGTGGTTCTTAGATCTGGCACTGGTCATTGTCATTGCTGGCACTCTCACGTTTGGGATCATTTCCGGTATTAGTGGTACTGGACGAATACTGCTCGCAATACCGCTTATTTGCTTTCTTCCCGGGTATGCACTCGTTTCAGCGCTCTTTCCTGACGAACCAAACGACAAGTATCAGTCGTTCGATGAAGGGAAAACTGGACTCGGAAATCCCTTGCTCGTCAGTGGTGGCCTCGAGTCGATTGAGCGATTTGTCCTGTCAATCGTCTTTAGCGTTGCCCTCGTTCCGACGATCACCCTTCTTGCGTCCGTGACCCCCAGGGGTGTGACGGTCGAACCGGTACTCTTCGGGATTGCAACTGTGACTGTCCTGTGTTCCCTCATCGCAATTGTGGCACGCTACCGATGTACACCGAAACGTCGATACACACCCGCTGTGCGACCGATGATACCGTTTTTTACCCCACGGTCGACGCTTTACGACCAGTCCAGTACGCGAGCGTACAACGTCGCAATCGTCGTTGGACTGGTGCTCGTGGTTGGGGCTGTTGGCTTTGCGGTTGCCAACCCACCACAGCACGATGGCTACACCGAGTTCGCGATTGAAACCGACGCTGTCGATGGGGATGTCGAGACGATCTATGAGTCGGCCTACGACGGCGATGGACCACAGGAACTCGAGACGACGATCACGAACAATGAACACGACGAGCGGACGTACACAACTGTCGTCATGCTCGAGGACGTGAGCTACGACGATGGAGACGAACGCGATGTCACGGTCCATGAGGCCGATGAGCTGGATCGTCAGACAACGACGATTGGCGACGGGGAGACGATCCAGCAGACGCTTGATGTGACGCCAACGATGTCTGATTCGGAGCTTCGGTTGACGCTGTTGCTCTACGACGATGAGCCGCCGGAAGACCCCACGGCTGAGAACGCCTACCGCGTGATTCAGCTTCCGATGGAGGGAGCATAA
- a CDS encoding alpha/beta fold hydrolase codes for MSDADATYWGEPNTLERGGSRIHYWVVGPDSGPLVVLTHGATMDHRLFDAQRQPLVDAGYRVLAWDVRGHGYSKPIGTGFSVPLVVEDLCAILDHLEYDEVILVGQSFGGYVSQELLFRSPERVSALCVIGATDITTTPPLLESLALRFSPYLFWLWPDRHLRKTIARYTAETVDAQRYAYSATCQLSKREFITVWTGVADSLHDEPAYRIEKPALLTHGESDRTGTIARDAPAWAAREPNCQYEVIPNAGHNANQDNPTVFNDLLLEFLREHVPVT; via the coding sequence ATGTCAGACGCCGACGCGACGTACTGGGGCGAGCCGAACACACTCGAGCGCGGCGGGTCACGAATTCACTACTGGGTTGTTGGGCCTGACTCCGGGCCGCTGGTTGTGCTTACACACGGCGCAACGATGGATCACCGCCTGTTCGACGCCCAGCGACAGCCACTCGTCGACGCTGGCTATCGCGTTCTCGCGTGGGACGTTCGCGGGCACGGCTACTCCAAACCGATTGGCACCGGATTCAGTGTCCCGCTCGTCGTCGAGGACCTCTGTGCGATTCTCGATCACCTCGAGTACGATGAGGTGATACTTGTCGGCCAGTCCTTCGGCGGCTACGTCTCACAGGAACTGTTGTTTCGGTCCCCAGAGCGTGTGAGCGCACTCTGTGTGATTGGCGCGACCGATATTACTACGACACCACCACTACTCGAGTCACTGGCCCTTCGATTCTCGCCGTACCTGTTCTGGCTGTGGCCGGATCGCCATCTTCGCAAGACCATCGCCAGGTATACCGCCGAGACAGTGGACGCACAGCGGTATGCCTACAGTGCGACGTGCCAACTGTCCAAGCGAGAGTTCATCACGGTCTGGACGGGCGTTGCCGATTCACTCCACGACGAACCGGCCTACCGAATCGAGAAACCGGCGCTGCTCACCCACGGCGAGTCCGACCGGACGGGAACGATTGCCCGTGACGCGCCCGCGTGGGCGGCTCGCGAACCCAACTGCCAGTACGAGGTGATTCCGAACGCCGGACACAACGCAAACCAGGACAACCCGACAGTGTTCAACGATCTGCTGCTCGAGTTTCTTCGTGAGCACGTCCCGGTGACGTAG
- a CDS encoding helix-turn-helix transcriptional regulator, translating to MASTVPTGARIGLTAPRESILATTHQYDAHAIITRHTDQRSGPLSWLHLSDLTSSWELAVLAVLFVLLSGLIVLRLLAVASDRGYTRPSSPLQSNSETDTDTESGDSAESVEQPHTHRSEPTDHQGYEHYLSPETPTELLSDEGTVVTLLVANHGRIRQHQITDETGWSKSKVSRICSQMHADGTIEKRSIGRENVIALSDTHPPADDSGEPTQSDDPENPVA from the coding sequence ATGGCATCAACCGTCCCAACCGGCGCCCGAATCGGACTCACAGCACCCCGTGAGTCGATTCTGGCGACGACTCACCAGTACGACGCACACGCAATCATCACACGCCACACCGATCAACGCAGTGGACCGTTGTCCTGGTTGCACTTGTCTGACCTCACGTCGTCCTGGGAGCTAGCCGTGCTGGCGGTTCTGTTCGTGCTACTCAGCGGACTCATTGTCCTCCGCCTGCTGGCGGTGGCATCGGACCGTGGCTACACGCGTCCGAGCAGTCCGTTGCAGTCCAACTCAGAGACGGACACCGATACCGAATCCGGCGACTCGGCTGAGAGTGTTGAGCAACCACACACACACCGCTCAGAACCAACCGATCATCAGGGGTACGAACACTATCTCTCACCCGAGACGCCGACAGAACTCCTGAGCGATGAAGGCACAGTCGTCACACTGTTAGTCGCAAACCACGGTCGAATCCGTCAACATCAGATCACGGACGAGACTGGATGGTCGAAGTCGAAAGTCAGTCGGATCTGCTCGCAGATGCACGCTGACGGCACAATCGAGAAACGATCAATCGGTCGGGAGAACGTTATCGCGCTGTCCGACACACACCCACCTGCGGATGACTCGGGCGAGCCGACGCAGTCGGACGACCCCGAGAATCCGGTCGCCTAG